taataGTCAGCTGCTCTGAAATAGTtattgtaagaacagtattgtcaagtgcatttgcaaaaaacaTCCAGCTCCATTATAAAGATCATGCCATCAAAGAAAGGCCAGACTTTCCTCTGCTGCAGTAACGAAGTTCATTTAGAATGACTACCCTCAAAAATTACCAAATAAAAGCACCTGAGATGAAAGCTGTTAAAAAgctgtggtctgcctgggatgtgtgtggtgactggggacagttccactttaccataaaggCAGTCCAGCctaggactggaatttcctacttTCAAATACAGAACTGGActctatattaacttaaacacatcttttgtttatattgaacttttagaTGGATAACACTGCAAAATAATTCCTTCTTTCCATTATTACCCAAATGATGATAGTtaccctgttgagtctggtacctcttaaggtttcttcctattgccatcaaTTGCTTGCCACCAtagcccttggcttgcttatcaggcacaatctgatcattttgattcataaataTTGTTTcactcatttccataattttctatTGATTCTGTTAAGGTGCTTtcagcaaataaaaattaattgaacTAAATTAAGGCTTCACAGCGCATACTGTAAGTAGCAGacgcatctcaatatcaactgtacAAAGGAGAAGGTtgttttggatgcctttagcattgttttacaacgcaaataaatatgcatatggAGTATGAAGTTCACATCAATTAGGCGtaagaaaaacagaacagataACACACGTGTCTTCAGTTTTGGCTTCTAACGGTGGAGCTGGCCCTCTTGATTGTCCAAGTGGATCAAAAGTGgagcctaaaaaaaaagaaaatgtttgcaGTCTCCAACAAATCAGATACAACCATATTCCCaagtaaaaattataaatgtagcACTGCATGAAATTCCATAAACAAAAATTTAGCTGTTATATCAGTTTAAGAAGTAAAATTTGTCATTTTCACACTTACCTCGAGTCAAAGAGGAGGAGTATCCTGCTGCACGCACTGCAGTCATGGGACGAGCAGCCCCATCCTTGAGTAAAAAGTAAGATATAATCAGACTTTGActttctaaatctaaaaagaaattaagaaaacataattaaaaaaaaaaaaaacatcgcaCTAGAAAGTGATGTTCTTACCGGCACTGCTCCAGTCATAGGCCTTCCCATTGAAGAACCTATAGCTGTTCGTAGCTAataaagaacaaagaaaaaaataaacaaaacaacatttaaaactaaataaaatattttgccatACTATGTCTGAAATGTCAGTTactcaattttaatttttatgtttatataccGGTTGTATTTAAGTGGAGGCACACTGGCCTATTTGTTAGCCCTGTTGCCTCATTTTTAGGGCTGGTTGCCGGCTGATTAGTCTTTCTAAATTGTatctgtgtgtgcctgttgttTGCTGGAAAAAAGGGTTCCTCAACAGTGTATCATCCTATCATCCCATTGTATCATATTATTGCTGAAATGCAGCACTTCTTGCTCATGCAATATTACTTACATATTCTTTAATAGATTTTCTCTACTCCTGTgacatacagtggcttgcaaaagtgttctgccccttgaacttttccacattttgtcacattacagccacaaacataaatcaaaATTATTGGAATTTCACGtaaaagaccaatacaaagtggcaTACACGTGataagtggaacgaaaatcatacatgattccaaacattttttacaaattaataactgaaaagtggggtgtgcgtaattattcagccccctgagtcaatactttgtagaaccaaagactttcttcttgccactcttccataaagccCAACTTTGTGcaatagttgtcctatggacagattcccccacctgagctgtagatttcTGCCGCTCGTCAAGAGTCAcaatgggcctcttggctgcatttctgatcagcgttctccttgttcggcctgtgagtttaggtggatggccttgtcttggtaggtttacagttgtgccatactccttccatttctaaatgatcgCTTGAAAAATTctccgtgggatgttcaaggctttgagAATCATTTTGTAGCCAAAGCCTGCTTTAAAATTCTCAATGACTTTATACCTGACTGGTCTGGTGTGTtttttggacttcatggtgttgttgcccccaatattctcttagacaacctctgagggcatcacagagcagctgtatttgtactgacattagattacacacaggtgcactctatttagtcattagcactcatcaggcaatgtctatgggcaactgaccgCACTCggaccaaagggggctgaataattacgcacaccccactttgcagttatttatttgtaaaaaatgtttgaaatcatgtatgattttcgttccacttttCAAGAGTATATGTCGTGGCAAATTTTTTGTGTATTATGCCaaatttccaaaacaaaatcaataactactcaagcactgaaacagcaaaagagtttattgcagccaaaagtaaatggacagcactgggccagccagacaaaagacaaacagacaaactgtgaagctgtctatctctcacctcctctaacttccctaattttacatggtttatataccttcatttaacacttacatcattgtttgctcctccttaagtcaagaaatcacttaatatttattagatgtaAGCCAATTTTGCCTAGGTTAGGTTGGTTAGGTTGATGTAGCGCCTCCCAATTGCATaatctccttttttcctttttttttttcatctcatatttatttaagtctgggCCTACGAAGTCTTatgctttcccttttttggagaaaatttggtttgttcctGTTTTTTGACCAGAGCATTGACCACCACTGGTGACTTGAGGTTTTGTTGAAGCCGCAATCAATTTTTCTGAAATTTCCTCATCAAGatgtgtaagtgttttattttcataattatatttaattttttattattctcatcacagtatattttgtcttatttgtttttaactgtccattatatattttagagattttagctattttagagatttttagcatttatagaaattatttgtccattagtactttaacatatgttctggttattcatttagattatgcttataactaattaatttaacagattattttaatgattttttcccttatatttTAACTGAGATAAGCATTGAAGTATATTTAATCagcttaaatctgattaaagtattgaactgactttaatcagattaattcaatcaattgatcatgtttgttagtatttaatttttgtctACGTACTTATTATTCCCATATTATGTGGGAATATAAGGTTAATTTAAACAATCACATTACTCTAATCATTGCATGATTATTTGCCAGTTTTGAACTtacactactaaaatcaagattacatgattacatgtatacatatatgtatattacaatattagtttAATTTGGTTACTGGTTGGTAAAgagataattaattttttagttgtgcatgttgcagtatgctttgttttgttatatttcttttaatatgtgcaaattgcatttgtttcatatatttatttaatatatatatatatttttattatttattgttctaaaatatttattgttctaGTTCGCAGGCAGCGCTCTTCTCGTCCATCTTCTCGTCTAAGATTCCTTCTGGGAGCAGGTGGCTACACCTTCCCTTACCCAAATCGTCACAATTTGCGTCTGATTCGAGCTCTGATGGGCGAGGATGATGATACAGCTGAAGATCAGTGATCAGATTATAAATACTTTAACAATTTACCTGATatacttcttatatttttcttaacaatttgataaatctgatcttgtttatctgtttttcaaagcagaagtctggcttttttgcactttgtcccaattaaagcagaaccgaaagtttatttttatattttggatcactgcctgcactttctgaattttccattccaataaagttgcacaacttttttgcactctgtgtgtacgggttgttcttgggtcacactttgcacattttctttaatttacattacccaACCATCGTTAATCATCTTAAGCGTAAAcgtagtaaatattattagtattattattaaagattacaggttattatttttcctgatgttagttttcttatcttattgctCTATTATCTAACTCCTGccttctgcctgcatgtttttctcacttcctcaatttgtcgtgcaggctgcgaggattaaggcctcttgaactaaggccttctgggtatttggtaccttccactcaacttcaattatagttcaataatttttttccacatacaccactttgtattggtctttcacgtggaattccaataaaatttattcatgtttgtggctgtaatgtgacaaaacgtggaaaagttcaacttttgctAACCATTTTCTTTCTCACCTTTAGGCGTCTTTCAACAACCATGACTGTACTCCCGTTCTCCACTATACTGCATGTCATATATCCTATTACCTAACatcttttaatgtttaaaatgtatctattaatttaaatttaattatgctACTTACGCCAAAAGATGTTCCTATGGGTCTTCCTCCGGCAAGAGCGGCAGGATATTTTGCAGTCATCTAGAACAAATAGGTTGTAATAAATATCTATCACACATGCGCTCAATAACAAGTTGCCAAAAATAATTCCCAATTGCTGACGAAACTAGTTTGAGTCAACCTTTGCTTGGGACATTCATCATCATGTTGAAAGTAAATGTTAGAAAATGGGTCAATTGTGACCCTGGAGGGATTTaaatggtcagcaacaatactcaaaTAGATTGTGGCATTTAAGAGATAATTGATTAATATTAACAGGCATAAAGAGTGCCAAGGAAATGCTCCCCACACATTAGACCACCTCCACCAGTCTGGACTGAAACAAGGTAGGTTGGGTCTATGATCTTCTCCTGTTGTGACCCATCCGCgtattcctaataaagtgctcagtaaatgtatattatgGTAGCATGCTGTATATATAACACAGAAGTAGAAGACTACACACTATGCTGTACAACATttatggatagatggataaatagatagatagattgatagattttttttaattaaaaaagtaatcattatataaaaactgcattttgtatttactcaagttatctttgtgtaatataaaattttttgatgatctcaatcatttaaatatgacaaatatgcaacaaagaaaaaatagaaaggtggaaaatattttttcacagcttgATATTCTCCCCTCAAAATGAGTACATGGAAAAGAGGTTGTGTCCAAGCAGGAAGGCCAACTGAAAAGCgtttttctaattaaaagtCCTAACAGATGCAGATGCAGAGGATGCAGCTCTAAAATTCTTAAATATCTGTAACTGTAGTAAGCAAATGTTTAATTAACGCAGTGGATCTTACAGGTGGTCGTCTTCCATGGCTCGTCCTCACAGCTTGCTGAAAGCCAACATCATTGTCCAGCTCCtatagaaaaaaatgttataaaggTATAAATAACTTACAATTTAATAGAtgtgtattatttgttttagaTCTCTACAGATTGTACACGCAAtgctacacacactcacacacctctgAGTCGAATGTGGGATTGTAGTCATTATAACCTGAATACAGATCATCTTCATCCTCGGCCACGAGATGTAAATTCTCCATCCTAGACTTTTTCTAAGAGaacaaaagcaaataaaatctgaatataCACAAGACAGATAGTCAGTCAGTGGTAGCCGTTTTATAACCTGAAATCTCTGAAATCAATCAAACAAAAGGAGCGCCATAGTCTAGTTATTACACATGTAATAAACGTGTAGGTTAACACACCATATTAATAGGTCagtattattgtaaaaaaaaaaaatctaaagtaacTTAAATTAGCTATGTTCTAGACAATATTTCGAGGCGTCGTCGAATAAGAGAGCAAAAACAATTACCTCGCTAATTACCACTAACTATGGTCACTAACTTTATCACGCATATCATGCACTATTATTAGTATAATAATACCAGCTAGCTACTTTAGCTCAGCAGAAGGGCTAGCTTGGGTTGCTAGGTAAACAGCTAATACCACCCTGTATAACCTAACCTTAAGCTTATAGGGTTACATGACAAAaggaaattcaaattatttaaaattatagctTTACCCGCAGTCTTTATTATAAGCATGCAGCTTACTGtccaacaataaaaacaaccaaGCTAAAGCGGGCACGCAGAGCGAACGTTGCGTCGTTGCTAGGCTACAGAGTGTACTtgatgtgtgtgcgcgcgcgtgtgagCTCTCGCGCGGACCCTTGTGTATACAGAGCTTGAGGAATGCGTTTATATTACTATTTCATTATTTGtaccttttctaaaaaaataatatatatataaacactcttaaaatatgttttttggcGGATTAACAGTCATTTAAACATATACTATCTAAGATTAAACTACTTTGGTACTTGGAGGCTTCCGTAGCTTCCCTAGCGTACCGCCTGTAAGCACATGACTCACGAGACAGAGCTGGTGTTTGGGTTGAGAATGAACTGAAGCTAATTTGTAGTTGGTGTTAGTAACTGTACGTCATGGCTTCATCTAAAGGCAGAATAATAACTATTGTAGGAAGGTAAGAAGGATAACGTCATTTTTAGCATAgttaagtaaatattaattgCAAGCATTCGAGGTTCAGTTCCTGAATCCTGCAGCTGCCCCTTTAGACTTTCTGCTCGACCTTTGATTCGTATTCACACTCGGCAGTTCATTTAAAGCGTGTTAGATAACAGTTTCAAGTACAGTCCTGATATTATCTCATATTGTGGTGATGATAATACTGACAGTAATATGGGATTCCTACATGTAGTCTCACTTactacaaatacattttaacacaGATCTCCCTgtgatgtttattttactttttaaaaactttaaaacatggTTTTCTCTTTCAGTGGGCTAATTGGCCGCTCCTGGGCAATGGTGTTCTTAAGTGGAGGATACAGTGTTAAAATCTATGACAATCAGCCAGGACAAGCATCAAGGGCCATCGCAGAAATCAGGTCTGTGATAAAAGTAGGGAAGTCAGTTGTTCTCCTGTACAGTTGCAGCACACACATTAGTTTTAGTTGAAACACTGAAACAAACAGCTGAACAGAGGACAGACTGGCTTTAATATTTAACTTCAGTGACTTGATAATTTGTCAGCCTTATTCCtaaatactcactcacttactcattgtctatactgctttatcctatgAACAGGGGTTGCATGGGGCCTGCAGCCAACTTCCATGAGATTTTGGGCACAAAGCAGATATACAGTAACTCCCGAACCCTCATTTCTGTGGCGGTTACTTAAGGGGTCGTGGTGCCAGCATGACGTCCCATTGTCTTTGAGCACTTGCGGGTAAAggaaccttgctcaagggtccaacagtggcagcctgGCAGCATCGGGGCTCAAATACTGCCCCATACTACTAAttgcattatttataaattgtcTAGCCTGGTTGCCGCAGATTGACAATGTTCTCCTAAATCTAGTTTGAAGTCGTAAATCTACCCTGCCAATAAAAGTTTGATACAATAGTACATTTttgggatgggaatcaccagttaccattcactcattcactcattgtctataccgttttatcctgtattcagggtcacgggggccctGGAGAtaattccaggaggcttagggcacaagtcagggtacatcctggacagggtgccaatctatcgcagggcacacaaacatactctcacacactatgggaaatttgggaatgccaattagcctgatctgcaggtctttggactgtgggaggaaaccggagtacccggaggaaacctaccaagcacggggagaacatgcaaactccatgcacacagagacacagacacactgccCGGGAAtcgtaccctggaggtgcaagacgacagtgctaaccactacatcaccgtgcTGCCCCAGTGACCACCTGATACAATATCATCACGATACCTATGTGTCTATTCGATTTTTATTGTGATACTATGAGTATCTTGATTCCATAAATATCCCgatttaatgttaaatttttttctaatatGTAGCTCATTCCATATAAAGTTAGTTTTTTCACTTACAAACCAAGAGGAgtgtttaaactataaaatttaatttaaaaaaaagctacatttttatGAGTAGCACATATCTTTGTTATGTCATCTGCCATAAttcttatttataaacaaactttaaaacatGGGCACATAGAGATTCTAAAGTGCAAGATTTTTAAGACTAATTTGCTTGTGCGTTTGATACAGAACTGTTTATATCTGAAGGTGATTGACTGATCACCAGTCATGGCCTATAAAGCTGAAAACAagccaattctggtcactgaCCAATCGACTGTCATGTCtcgtttttaaatgtaaaaaaaaaagattttagagTCATTGTGGAGACACAATAATCTCCCCAAATTGCAAAAGAATTGAAATACTTAACTTAATTGATCTTCCGCTTATTTCTAGTGAATTTACTTATCGTGAGTATATTAGTATTGGAAGTCTTATTTAgtgattttaaactttttgtcTGTAGAGGGGGTAGCAGCACATATTGTCATACATATCTGATTCAGTGTCATTGGCTTTTACCAAGGAGCACAGCATGCTTGATATTAAAGTATAAGTTAACATTAACaggtaataataaagaaaatacattGCAGGACACATTAGGATAAATATTGCCGTATTAGACTTTGCACTACTTGTAGTACAGTATTAATGCTTCTTAAACAGGTATGTAAGAGGTGTGGACGAATAAAATGAGATGATGGGATACTATAAACCATTAGAGTCTTTAGAACTCTgtttgcataataaaaaatagattcCTGTAGCTCAAAATCCCACAAATATTGTTAAAATGGTGAAGACCATAACACTCAGTAATATGTGCATCATTCTCATACTCATGTCCTATAACATTTAACAGGAATTGAAAATATTAACTTGTCTTTGTATTTGAGCAGGAAGCAAATAGAGGAGCTTGAGGAAGCTCAAATGCTTAGAGGAAAGCTGAGTGCCTCAGAACAGTTGAGTCTCCTGAGCAGTCATGATGATCTTTCACAGGCACTAGAGGGAGCATTTTTTGTTCAGGTAAAGAACTAACATCCTAGACAAGTCCATTAAAATGTCTGTTAGTTGTTCTGGTGTGCAAGTCCTGACCaggaaataatttaaagaattatGAATTCCACTGGGTTAAAAACTGTGTATACAGTGCTAGTGTATAGTGGGATTTCTAAACTCATAGTCAGTTACCATGTTTTGCCATGCTGTTTGACATTTATTGCTATagaaatccataaaaaaaaaaattaatgaataaacattTTACTTTGGTGTGGTGttatttaagcattttatttttaacagtagAAACAAGTACAATTTGTTGCCAAATAAAGCTGACACCTAGAAACCTGTAGCGATGTAAAAAAGATTATGCTGGCACAGAGATGGATCATAGaataagaattaaaatgaaGTATTAAGTAGCTaaaattttgcttttgtttctgGTTAATGCCAATGCGGAGAGATGTGTTTGGTTGTATTACCAAGCCAGATTACTTATGTTCTTATAGTaatgagagaaaataaaattctCAGACAAGTTTGTTTGGTTAAAAGCATGTTTCTAATGCAGTCTCAGAAATGGTCAGATCCTAACAGAAAATGAAACAGGTTTTTTCTTAGCATCACACAAGGAAGAGTTTAGGTTTTTACCCTTTAGGTTAATAAAAGATTTCAGACTGTGATTGGAATGTAAGCATTCTTTTGAAGCTAATCTTTAACAGCATGCACAAATGTGTTAGATAATCATAAAAGAAATCAAATGCTATAgaatatcactcactcactcatcttctatactgctttatcctgtattcagggtcatggaggctatagaatattattatttaaaaaatttaaatgctgcaaaaataaatgtattaaatgaaaacagaaatgtttttttcttactctAGTTTCCCTAAATgtgctttatttatatgttgAAGTTTTCTTCAATCTAAATATGGTTTGCTTCTTAGGAGTGTGTTTTTGAGGAACTGAAGGCCAAGCAGACTGTTTTCCAGGCTGTGGAAAATCATGTTGGTGAGGACACCATCCTCAGCAGTTCCACCTCATGTCTGATGCCCAGCAATGTCTTCTCTCTTGTCCAGAACCCAAAACGCTGTATTATATCCCACCCGGTCAGTGAAATTTACACTGTGACACTGTATTTTGTAAAGGAATCCTCAGGGGGCTATACAGTAGCGGGTGGGGTTGTTACCTTACACTTCCAGGGTTTGGGTTTTGATCCTAAGCTTCAGTTTCTGCTTATGCAGTGAAACTCACAGTTCTGCCTGTGAGTTTTGATTGTTCTCCCTGTATCTGTAGAGGTTTTCTGGGGGTACTCTTTTTTACCTTCCTTAAAACATGCCAGTAAATGTATGGGCTATGTTAAATTGCTCCCTGGTGTAAACACATGAAGTGTGTTTGATTCACCATGTTGGACTCCTTTTCCATTCCAAGTTTATGTACACCTTGTACAGTTTTCAAGGTTTCTAAAGTGTCTGTGTTTGTATGTCTCTGTCTGTATATGTTTTAGGGATTAGCCTGACACATGGAAGAGGGCACAAACCAGCAGCATCTTATAGTTAAAAATGTCACAATTGTGTCTGAAAGGCATTTTTCTCCTAAGGGAATGCCTCTGTTGCTATGATAagtgtgtttcttttattttacaggTCAACCCACCCTACTATGTTCGTCTGGTTGAGCTGGTTCCTCACCCTGAGACCCTGCCTTCAGCTATGGATGCAGCTTTTGAACTGATGTCTGAGGTGGGGCAGGCACCTGTACGTCTCAGGAAGGAGATTGATGGCTTTGCACTAAATCGTGTCCAGTATGCCATTATAGCGGAATGCTGGAGACTGGTTAAAGTAAGTTCAAACAGGACTGCTATGAACATTACATCACACTGATATTTAATAGTACCTTTATCTTCTTATCTTTCCATATATGTGACTATTggcagagtcagccaaaaaaatatatacatacttgAGGAAAAAAGAtattctgatatatatatatatatatatatatatatatatatatatatatatatatatatatatatgataaaataTGATACTATTATTAAtgagattaataataaattattaattatacattatcataatatatgtgtatgcactGTCTGTATGTTTAGAAAGATAAGAATTTAAAGGTACTATTAAATATCAGTGTGATGTAATGTCATAGCagtcctgtttgtgtgtgtgttttctcaggattatttttataaatgttaaggACCCCATATTACCAGTATTAACAGAATGATGTAGGTCACTGTGAAAGTAAAATGCTACTGCTTTGGCTCACTGCAGATGTGGAGTTTAGCTATTATTACAGAGTAAAAAGTAATAAGTTTGGGCCGATATCTATCAGTGTGATGTTTTAAGAAAGCACAAaggaagaggaagaaagagTTTGAAAAAAAGTGATCAAGAGCTCAAAACAGACTCTACGGTGTTTGTTACAAAGCACACAAGTGTATCGTGTAACATTAGGAAATGAGAGATACCAATCTTTTATCTATCTTTCACTTGTGAAATTTGCCAAGCACTTTCCTTTGCTCCTACTGGGAATTTTGTCCCAGGTTAATGTGTACCCGAACCACCATGAATAGTAGACATCCTTTTTAAGAGTTGAAGCCCAATGTGGTCTGTGTACAACTCAAAGGTGTAcctttaattctgtttttatgTACCACGGCCTAAATAAACCACGGGAAATTTAGAAACAGCAATAAGCCAACTCCACATGTTTTTGGATAAAAACGAAGTACACAGAGTACACATACCAAgcgtggggagaacatgcaaattccatgcacacagacccaaggcaaaaatcgaaccctcaaccctagtGTTTGTAagccagtgctaaccactgtgtCACACTCAAAAACTAATAATTTTCCTCATATTAGAATGTGTTATACTGTAAGGCCATCTccaaacaatttaaaatttactattttatgaaaaatagaaaaaccaCAAGAGCCACATTATCTGACCCACAGGCCTCTGtaatctttataaataaataaatatttatttgcttgaAAGTGCAATCCAAAATAAAGACTCAGAAATGTGGCATGTAAGAAAGGCTAGAAAAAGCCTGTTctatctaaaaaatatatgccaccataattttttttcaaagttgcCTCTGAACGAAGGATCTGGAATAATGTTTATTGGACTGATCAGATGAAGGTGGAGCTGTGTGGTCATCATGCACAATGCCATTTTTGATTAAAACCAAACACAGCACCTCATACCCACAGTGGAGAAGGAATGATGATTAGGGCTTGTTTTGTAGCAACAGACTTACAAACCTGCATAAACTTCACTATACAAAAATATTCATGAAACAAATATGGAGCCATCTGTTTAGCAGCTTAAGCTGGGCCGAACTTGGGTCATTCAGCATGATAGTGATGACAAGCAAATGAGCAAAATGacatctgaagaaaaaaaaatcattttgttgGCCAGTGCATAAATGAATGCCTTTAAACATCAATTAAGTATAGCAATGAATGTGGTTAAATTTCTCCAAAAATATGTAAGAGTCTGATAGGCTTGTAAAGATGATGTTTACTTTACCTTATTCGTAAATATTGATAAATGTGGTTCTGAATTCTAGGGTGTCCTTCTTTTCCTCCACTTGGTTC
The DNA window shown above is from Clarias gariepinus isolate MV-2021 ecotype Netherlands chromosome 5, CGAR_prim_01v2, whole genome shotgun sequence and carries:
- the cryl1 gene encoding lambda-crystallin homolog; translation: MASSKGRIITIVGSGLIGRSWAMVFLSGGYSVKIYDNQPGQASRAIAEIRKQIEELEEAQMLRGKLSASEQLSLLSSHDDLSQALEGAFFVQECVFEELKAKQTVFQAVENHVGEDTILSSSTSCLMPSNVFSLVQNPKRCIISHPVNPPYYVRLVELVPHPETLPSAMDAAFELMSEVGQAPVRLRKEIDGFALNRVQYAIIAECWRLVKDNVISVKDIDLVMSEGLGMRYAFIGPIETMHLNAPNGLEDYLGRYRQGIRRVLSSFGPIPEFDGEAATRINKEICELIPNDQEHLSARRERRDQLLMGLAKLKK